The genomic stretch GCGGCCGACTCGGCGCCATCCGCCGGACCTTCGCCGACCGGACACTGCTGCTGACGCTGTGCGGCTCGACGCTGCTGATCGCCTGCAACTGGCTGGTCTTCATCTACGCGGTGCAGGTCGGCGAGGTACTGCAGTCGAGCCTGGGCTATTTCATCACCCCGCTGCTGAGCGTGCTGCTCGGTTTCCTCTTTCTCGGCGAACGGCTCAGCCGCTGGCAGCAGCTGAGCGTGCTGCTCGCCCTGGTGGGGGTCATCTCCCTGACCGTCCAGTACGGCCGGCTGCCCTGGATCGCCCTGGTGCTGGCAGCGTCCTTCGGGCTTTACGGGCTGCTGCGCAAGATCGCCGAGGTTGACGCATTGATCGGCCTGACGGTCGAGACCCTGCTGCTGGCGCCCTTCGCCCTGGGCTTCATACTCTACCTGCTGGGCCGGCACCAGGCCGGGTTCCTGGGCGGCTCGCTGCGGCTCGACCTGCTGCTGCCCCTCTCCGGGGTGGTGACCGCCATCCCCCTGCTCTGCTTCATCGGCGCCGCCCGCCGGCTGCGCCTGGCCACCATCGGTTTTCTGCAGTACATCACTCCCAGCCTGCATTTCCTGCTGGCCGTCGGCCTCTACCGGGAGCCCTTCAACCTGGCCGAACTGGCCAGCTTTCTCTTCATCTGGGCCGGACTGGGGGTCTATTCGGGGGAAGCGCTGTGGAAGAGCCGGAGCAGAGGGGCGGCAGACTGAAGCGTTGAAGCTGACTGCAAACCGACGATAAAACCGACACCTGACTTGCCGCAAGTGCCCTCCATGGTTTAATCTATACGTTAAACCTGCGAACAGGAGCATGCCATGCCGATCACCAGCAGGGACATTGTCCCCCTCAAGGAAACCCGCGCCCGCCTGACCGAACTGGCCGAAGAGGCCTGCCAGGGCCGGGAAAAGATCATCACCCGCAATGGCAAAGCCTATGTCGCCCTGATCGATGCCCGCCGCCTCGACTATTACCACCGCCTCGAACGGGAAAACATCCACCTGACACTGCTCGAAGAGGCCGGTCGCGGTTGGGACGATGTCGAAGCGGGCAACCTCTGTTCGGTGGCAGAACTGAAAGCCCGATACGGCCGCTCAAAATGAGCCGCAGACCTATCCAGGTCACCCGCAATTTCCGTCGCAACCTGGATGAGATCGAGACCTTTTTGGCCGAGGCCGACTCTGCCCGGGCCTTCGAAGCCCTGCTGGACGATCTGTTTACCGATATCATCCCCCGGCTGGAGGTTTTTCCCGAACTCGGCAAAGACTTCCTGCAACGCCGCACATCCTCCCACGAGGCCGCAACCCTGGTCGCAACCCTGCAACAGCACCTCGACGACAACGCCGGCGTACGGGAGTTGATCCGCGGCGACTATCTCATCCTCTACGCCCGACAAGGGAACAACCTGTATCTGCTGGCGATCAAACATCATTGCCAGCTTTCCTTCGACTTTCCGGAACGATGGGAAGATTGAGACGTCCCCGCCTTCCGGCACATCCAACCTTAACCTTGTCCCCTCTCTGGCCGAAAAGATCCTGCATGCTACACTGTCTGCACAATCATCTCGCTTGGAGGCATGAACCATGAAAATTGCGATTTCCACCGGCGGCGGCGACTGCCCGGGACTGAACGCGGTGATCCGCGGGGTGGTACGTTCCGCCATCTTCCGCTACGGTTGGGAGGTGATCGGCATCCGTGACGGCCTCGACGGCCTGGTCCACGGCTGGGAACCGATCCCTCTCGGGCTCGACCAGGTCAAGGGCATCCTGTCGCGCGGCGGCACCATCATCGGCACCACCAACAAGGGCAACCCGTTCCGCTACGAGGTCGAGGAGAACGGGACCCGGGTGGTCCACGATCTCTCGGCCCGGGTCCTGGACAATTTTCGCGCAACCGGGGCCGAGGCGCTGATCATGGTCGGTGGTGACGGCACCCTCGGCATCGGCCGCCAACTGATGGATCTCGGCATCCCCTGCGTCTTTGTCCCCAAGACCATCGACTGTGACGTCGCCGCCACCGATTCGACCTTCGGCTATCACACCGCGGTCGGCATCGTCACCGAGGCCCTCGACCGCCTGCACACCACCGCCGAAAGCCACCGCCGGGCGATGGTGGTCGAGGTGATGGGGCGCTACGCCGGCTGGATCGCGCTGGAGTCGGGCATTGCCGGGTCGGCCGATGTCATCCTGCTGCCGGAAATCCCCTACGACCTCGACGCCGTCTTCAACAAGCTGGAGGGACGCAAAAAACTGGGCCGTAATTTTTCGGTGGTGGTGGTCGCCGAAGGGGCTCTGCCGAAGGAAGGCAGCCGCACCGTCGCCGTGGCGGCCGAAACCGATGGCCGCGCCGAACGGCTCGGCGGGGTCGGACAGGTGGTGGCGCAGCAGATCGAAGAGGGACTGGGGATCGAAACCCGCACCGTGGTGCTGGGACACGTGCAGCGCGGCGGCACCCCGTCCCACACCGACCGCATCCTCGGCTCACGCTTCGGGGTCGAGGCGGTGGAACTGATCCGTCGCGGCGAGTTCGGCCGCATGGTGTCGCTCAAGGGGCAGGAGATCGTCTCGGTGCCGGTCGCCGACGCGATCGACAACCTGCGACTGGTCGACCCGGACGGGCAGCTGGTCGCCACCGCCGAGGCGCTGGGGATCTGCTGCGGGCGCTGAACGGGGCGGAAAAGAAAAGGACCGCCCCGCCTTCCCGCGATACCACAGGCCTCAGGGATTCAGGTGCCACATGCTGTCTGCGCCGAACCGCTCCGCCAGCGATTTCGACTGTTCGCGTTTCGCCAGGCGTTCACGGGCCCGCGCCGGGGCCCCGGCGAAGAGGAACTTCTCCAGTTCGGTTTCCGGAATCACCTCCGGAACCATCTGCTTTTCGCCGTTGACGTCGAGGGCCACGAAGGTCAGGAAGGATGTGGCGCAGACAGTGCGTTCACCGCTCAGCATATCCTCGGCGACCACCTTGACGAACACCTCCACCGAGGTGCGGTGGGCCCAGGTGGCGAAGGCTTCGAGACAGACGGTCTGGCCGTTGCGGATCGGATGAAGAAAATCGACCGAGTCGGTGGAGGCGGTCACCACCGAGGTGCGGGCGTGGCGGGTGGCGGCAATGGCGGCGATGTCGTCGATATGGAACATCACCCGGCCGCCGAACATGGTGCCGTAGTTGTTGGTGTCCGGCGGCAGGACCAGCGAGGTCCTGATGGTCCGCGACTCGCGACAGAACTTGGCGGCTTTTCTGCTCATCATCTCGTCTCCTTTTGCGTCCCGGCGTCAGCCGTTGCCAAAACCTGAATCAGTGAGTTTCTGTTGGATGGAGAGTACAAGTGCTGGGTCTGAAAGAGGTTTCCAAAAATCTGAAGCGCACCCATAGGTTCGCTGGTGATTTTTGGGAAGCTCTGGCAGATCAATGACTTGTGCTATCCGCTGACAAGGAACTCACTGATTCAGGTAAAACCTTCGTCAGCATGGCTTCAAGCTCCTCGGCGACTGTCGCCGCGTCATCATAGGGCAGCAGAGCACTGCCGACCGGCACGACGGCGGAAGCCTCTCCCGGCTGCTGCAGCTGAATAAGCGGCTTGCCGCACCCGCAGGCCAGCCCCAGAGCCAGCATAACCTCGGGAGAACAACCGGCGAGGTCGAGGATCACCAGCCGGCAGGCATGGAGCCGCCGGCAGAGTTCGGCAAAGCCATTGCTGTCCGCCAGGAATCCTTCGGCCCTGAAACAGCGGAATCCCCGTGCCTCCAGCGCCGGTTGAATGCCCCGGCGGAAAAGCTGCTCCCCGGCCGTCCCGGCGGGAACGACGACCAGGGCCAGGTCGTCTTCGGCCGGCGGCTCAATGGGACGGCCCTCCCGGTCGCGCGAAAAAAACCGTTCCAGAGGATGCGGCCCGGCAGCTTTCTCGACAGCCTTCCGGGTCAGTTCTTCGAGCTTCTCTTCGAGATGCACGATCTGCTGCCGGATGGTCCGAACCAGTTTATCGACCGTCTCCGGACGAATAGACTTGCCGCTCGGAGAAAAATCCGCATCGGTCAACTTGAACGGCGGCGCTGAAAGAACCTGCGCCGCCTGCAGATCCTCGACCAGCCGGTTGTAGCCCTTGTTCCAGCTTGCAAACGGCCGCGGGTAAACATACTGGTTCTGCTTGCGGTAATGGCGAATCTTGCCGAGGATATAACTGAGCTGTTCAATATATCCGGAAAGCTGTTGCCGATCTGTCATGCTGCTCCTCCATCTATCTCCTCCCGGCCGAACGGGCCGGTCTGCCGGAGTGCATATACAGCATATCGGGATTCCAGGCAAGGCGCGACTTTCAACCCAAATCCACCGGCAAAAAAAATTTGACAACAACAATCTATTTGGCTATTTTGCCAAATATGAACACGCAACGCCGCCAACAACTCGAAGCCCGCGCCCGGGTCCTCAAGGCCCTGGCCCACCCCTCCCGGCTGCTGATGGTCGAAGAGCTGGAAGCCGGAGAGCGCTGCGTCTGCGACCTGCAGCAACTGGTCGGCGCCGACATGTCAACCGTGTCAAAACACCTGAGTGTATTGAAGAACGCCGGCATCGTCACCGACGACAAGCGTGGCAACCAGGTCTTCTACCGCCTGCGGGTCCCCTGCGTAACCGGTTTCTTCGACTGCATCGAGGCGGTACTGAGCGAGCAGGCAAGGTGCAGTTCGGCAGTGTGCGGAGGAAAAGGCTAAAGCGGCCACCAAGACACCAAGGACGCTTATCAACGGCGGCTAAAGGCGAAGGGCCAAAGGTCAAGGGGAAAAGCGTCAGGACCCTTAGCCTTTAGCCCTTCGCCCTTGGCCGATTTTGATTCTCCTGGCGCCTTGGCGGCAGATTAGGCTTTACGCAAGTATTTGGCAATTTGACCAATAAGGAAGCTGCTTATGGACTGGAAAAGCGAATGGAAACCGCTCGCCTGGATCATCGTCGTCTTTGCCGGCTGCTTCTTCCTGCCGGTGGAGGCGCCGCGGGTGCAGGGGGCGATCATGGAGTCGCTGCACCTGGTGAAGTGGTATGCCCGCGAACATGTGCTGCTCTGCCTGGTGCCGGCCTTCTTCATCGCCGGGGCGGTGGCGGTGTTCGTCAGCCGGCAGGCGGTGATGAAATACCTCGGCCCGAAGGCGAACAAGATGCTGGCCTACGGCGTCGCCGCGGTCTCGGGGACCATCCTCGCGGTCTGTTCCTGCACCATCCTGCCGCTGTTCGCCGGCATCTACCGGATGGGTGCGGGGCTGGGACCGGCCTGCGCCTTCCTCTACTCGGGACCGGCGATCAACATCCTCGCCATCATCCTCACCGCCCGCATTCTCGGTCCGGAGATGGGCATCGCCCGCGCCGTCGGGGCAATCCTCTTTGCCGTGGTCATCGGCCTCGCCATGCACTTCTTCTTCCGCCACGAAGAGGCGGAAAAAGCCGCCGCGGCGCCGATGATAGGTGAAGAGGACGGGAGTCGGCCGCTGTGGCAGACCAGCCTCTATTTCGCCAGCATGGTCGGCATCCTGGTCTTCGCCAACTGGGGGAAAACGAATGATCCAACCGGCCTCTGGCATGCCATCTACGCCGCCAAGTGGTGGATCACCAGCGGCTTCTCCGTTGCCCTGGCCGTCATGCTGGCGACCTGGTTCAAGCTCGGCTTCACCCGCATCCTCATCGCCGGCCTGCCGGCAGCGCTGATGGCGATCCTTCAGCCGCAGCATCCTGCCCTCGCCTTCACCTTCGGCGTCATCGGCCTGTCGGTGCTGAGCAACCTGAAAGCCACCCGGGACGGCGAAATGGGCCAGTGGTTCGAGGAAAGCTGGGATTTCACCAAGAAGATCCTGCCGCTGCTGCTGATCGGCGTGCTGATCGCCGGGGTGCTGCTCGGTCGCCCGGGGCACGAGGGCCTGATCCCGTCGACCTGGGTCGCCTCGCTGGTCGGCGGCAACTCGGTCTTTGCCAACCTCTTTGCCTCGGTGTTCGGCGCCTTCATGTACTTCGCCACCCTCACCGAAGTGCCGATCCTGCAGGGGCTGATGGGTGCCGGCATGGGCAAGGGCCCGGCGCTGGCGCTGCTGCTCGCCGGCCCCGCCCTCTCGCTGCCGAACATGCTGGTGATCCGTAGCGTGATGGGAACGAAAAAGACCATTGTCTTCGTCGCGCTGGTGATGGTGATGGCGACCCTCAGCGGACTGATTTACGGGGCGTTATTTTAAAAAACATGATTGCCACCAAGACACCAAGGACACGAAGAAAACCTTATTTTTTTGCCTTTCTTGGTGAACTTGGTGCCTTGGTGGCCTCAAGCCTGAAAAAAGGAGCAACGAAGATGAAAAAAATCCAGATCCTCGGAACCGGTTGTGCCAGGTGCCGGAAACTGGCGGCGAACACCAGGCAGGCGGCCGACAAGCTTGGCCTCGACTACGAGATGGAGAAGGTCACCGACATCAACGACATCATGAAATTTGGTCTCATGTCGTCACCGGGACTTGCAGTCGACGGCGTACTGGTGTTGTCCGGCAAGGTGCCGAGCCCGGCCGAGATCGAAAAGTTATTAGGGTGAATTCCTTGAAATCGACGAAACAAGACGGGTCGCGTCATTCAGGTCGGTTTAGAGCGTCTCTCGCCGCTGGCCGATGTCGCCATCGGCGGGCTGATCATCGGCACCATATTGACGTTGATATACATTCCAATTTTTGCATATAGTGTTGAATGGAAAATTATCGACCGGTAACACCGATGCCCGGCATGGCAGTCATTGCCGCTACCGGCCGAAAGCTCCGGAACCCGTGGAGAATGCGATGAAGAAAATGCCCGTTCTGATATGCCTGTTCCTGCTGCTCACTCCCGGCCTGCTGCCGGCAGCCGATGAAGCCGCCCTTAAAGCCGAGGCCGGCACCCTGGTCAAAACCTATGTCGCCAGGCTCAAGGGCGCGCTGCAGATGTCCATGGCGATGGGCGGTCCGGTGCGGGCGATTGACACCTGCGGCAGACAGGCACCGAAATTCGCCGCCGAGATGGAAGCCGCCAGCGGCTGGAAAATCGGCCGCACCAGCCTGCGCGCCCGCAATCCGCTCAACCACCCCGACGCCTGGGAAAAAGCAGGCATGGAGGAGTTTGAACGGCAGCACCGGGCCGGAATTCCGGTCGGCAAACTGGTCAAAAGCGAGATCGTGCAACAGGGACAACAGCGCCGCTTCCGTTTTCTCAAGGCGATTCCGACCGGCAGGCTCTGCCTGACCTGCCATGGCGACAACATCGCCCCGGAAATCCGCCGGGCACTGCGGCGCAATTATCCGCGGGATCAGGCGACCGGCTTCAAGGTCGGCGACCTGCGCGGCGCCTTCACCCTCAGCAAACCACTGGACTGAAACCTCTGTGGTCACGCCCCCCCCCCCGGCCCCCCCTGGTGATCCGGGGGGGGCCGGAACCTCAGCAAATCGATTCCCGACCATATTCCCCGTTTCCGTATCATTTTTATTCCAGCGTAAAATATGATGAAATACTATATTGACATTCATATATTGCGTTACTATATTTGTGCATATACACAAAACGAGCCCCTCGGGAATCCTGGCGGGGCGGGGAGGTCATCATGAAAATCTGTTTTCCGGTTGTTGAAAACCAGGGTCTTGAAAGCGAAGTCCACGGGCACTTTGGCTCGGCACCGCAGTTTATCGTCGTCGACACCCTGAGTCGCGAAATCCGGGCGCTGAGCAACAGTGATCAGCACCACGCTCACGGCGCCTGTCAACCGCTGAAAGCCCTCGGCGGCCAGGATGTCGACGCCATCGTCGTCGGCGGTATCGGCGCCGGCGCACTGCGGGGCCTGAACCGGGCCGGGCTGACCGTTTACCAGGCCCAGGGGGTGACGATCGCCGACAATATCACCTGTCTCGCCGAAGATGAGTTGCCGGTGCTGACTCCGGATCGGACCTGTGGCGGCCATGGTCATGGCCATGGGCACGGCGGCTGTCACCACTGATCGATGTCTTCAGGGGCACTCCGCCGGGGTGCCCCATCCCACTGGAGCGAACCATGACAGGCACTTTGAGCATGGGCGTCGCGAAACCTGAAGCGCTGATCCCGCGCGATTTTGCAGGTGACTGATGACGCCCCGCCCGAGAAAACCGAGAAAATGCTGCAGCGCCCTGAGGGAGTTCGGCACGGTGATTTTCAAACCGGCCGGAACGCCGCTGGTTGAACTGGAAAAAACCATCCTCTACCCCGATGAAACCGAAGCTGTCCATCTCTGCGACGGTCTCGGACTGACCCAGCAGCAGGCGGGAGAACGGATGGGGATTTCACGCGGTACGGTTCAGCGGCTGGTGGTCAGCGGTCGCAGGAAACTGATCGAAGCCCTGCTGGCCGGCCGGGCGATTCTGCTCACGACGGAAGAACGGGTACCAGTCGCCGTATCCCCCGAAGAAGAACACCCCTGTTGAAACTGATTACTTCCGGGGTGGATCAGAGGGACCACAGACGCGCAGCTTCTCATCTCTGCTGACTTGAAACAGCGAGACAAGCCAAGGAGTTCTTTACATCATGTCCACAGAACCCCGCACCATCCTGATCGTCGGCGGCGTTGCCGCCGGAATGAAAACGGCTTCCCGGCTGCGCCGGCTTGACTCGCAGGCCCGGATCACCGTCATCGAGCGCGGCCGGAATCTTTCCTACGGCGCCTGCGCCCTGCCCTATGTCATCGCCGAGGAGATCGCGGAACTGGATGAAGTTCGCCGCACCCCCAACGGCACCCTGCGCGATGAAACCTTCTTCGCCAGGGTCAAGGGAGTCGAAGTCCTGACCGGCTGTGAAGCGGTCGCCATCGACCGGGAACGGCAGCAGCTCCGCGTCCGGCACCTGGCCGAAGAGCGGGAGGAAGAACGGCACTACGACCAGCTGGTGCTGGCGACCGGCAGCCGGCCGATCATCCCGCCGCTGCCCGGTGTCGATCTGGAGGGCGTGCAACCATTGAAAAGGGTCGAGGACGCTGCCGCCATCCTCGACCGGTTGCAGCCGGGTGCCCGGGCGGTGATCGTCGGCGGCGGGCTGATCGGCCTGGAAATGGCGGAAGCCCTTCGCGCCCGGCAGCTGGAAGTACGGCTGCTGGAAATGCAGCCGCAGGTTCTGTCCGGCATTCTCGATGCCGACCTGGCGGAGCAGGTCCATCGCGCCCTGCGCCGAAACGGCGTCGACCTGCATCTCGGAGAAGCCCTGCAGGCCATCGAAGGGGAAGACGGCCGTGCCGTACGGGTCCGTACCGTGGCCGGCAGCTACCCCGCCGAGCTGGTGATTCTCGCCCTGGGGGTGACGCCGAACGTCGAACTGGCGCGGGAGTCCGGCCTGGAAATCGGCATCAGCGGCGCCATCGCGGTCAACGAACATCTGCAGACCAGTGACCCGGCGATTTACGCCGCCGGCGACTGTGTCGAGAGCCGTCACCTGATCAACGGCCATCCACTTTACCTGCCCCTCGGCTCCACCGCCAACAAGCACGGTCGGGTGGTTGCCGACAGCCTCTGCGCCCGGACAACCTATTTCCCCGGCATCCTCGGCAGCCTGCTGGTCAAGGTTTTCGACCTCAATGTCGGCCGCACCGGCTTCTCGGAACAACAGGCGCGCGAGGCGGGGTTCGACCCGGTCAGTATTCTCGCCCCCTCACCGGACCGGGTTCATTCGATGCCGTCCGCCCGCCCGATCCTGACCCGTCTGACCGTCGATCGCGCCAGCCGTCGCCTGCTGGGTGCGCAGATCGTCGGACCGGGAGAGGTCGCCAAACGGATCGACGTGGTCGCCACCGCCCTCAGTTTCGGTGCCGGCCTCAACCGCTTTGCCCAGCTCGACCTCGGCTACGCGCCTCCCTTTTCCGGCGCCATGGATCCGCTGCACCAGGCGGCCAACGCCCTGCGCAACAAGCTCGACGGCCTGGCCGACAGCCTCAGTTCCCTGCAGCTGCGGCAGCGTCTCGACGCCGGAGAGGAGATCCTGCTACTCGACGTGCGTTCTCCGGATGAATACGCCGACGTACGCATCCCCGGCGCCACCCTGCTGCCTCTCGGCCGGTTGCGCTCCGAAACGGCGGAGCTGCCGAACGACAGGCTGATCGTTCCCTTCTGCAAAATCAGCCTGCGCGGCTACGAAGCAACCCGCATCCTGCTGGCGGCCGGATTCGAGAAGGTCGCCTACCTCGAAGGCGGGATCCTCGGCTGGCCGTTTGAACTGGAGCGGGGTCAGGGGTAGAGAAATACCGTAGTCTGAAACCGGGGGGGACATTTCCTCCGATCCCGAATCAACGTCGAGCAAAAAAAATCCCCGTCGACACCACTGACGGTGCCGACGGGGATTTTCATTCAGCAGATAGAGTCCGCCCGCTACTTGCTACTTGCCTTTTTCCATCATGTACTCGACCGCCGCCTTGACCTCGGCGTCACTCAGTTCGGAATGGCCGCCTTTAGCCGGCATGGCGCCCTTGCCTTTGATGGCAACCCCGGTCAAGTCATCCACGCCCCTGGCATTACGCTCTTTCCAGGCCGCCTTATTGCCCAGCTGGGGAGCGCCGGCAATGCCGGTATTGTGACAGACACTGCAGGCCTTCTGGTATATTGCCTCCCCGTTCGGCGCGGCAAAACCGGCAACCGGAAGCATCAGGGTCATCGCGGCAACAAGCAACAGAATCAGTTTTTTCATCGTAGCAGCTCCTTGGTTATGTCCTGAATCAGACATCTGGCTTCAACTGTTCACAAGGATACTGCAGAAGTTCTGCTTGGCAAGCCTGATCACTGGGGACGAGAGAAGACAGATGTGTAAAACCTTGCCTTAAAACAGCAGCTCAATTCTTCTCCGTCTCAACCAAAACCTCTTCAATTTCAACTTCGCCAGCATCATTCAAACCTTTTTTAAAGTTACTGATACCTTTACCGAGCGCGCCCCCCACCTGCGGCAGTTTGCCGGCACCGAAAATAACCAGCACGATGGCCATGATGATCATCAACTCCGTGGTTCCCATTCCAAACATTCTTTACTCCCGGAAAAGGGCGGTGGAGCCAATGCCCCACCGCCCGGGTTATCGGTTTTCTCAAACGGGAACGACCTTGACCCTGGTACCGAAGAAAGCTGAGGAAGCGCCAATCGGGTCGGTCAGACACATATCACCAAGCGCCGGGTCAATGCGCATCGCCGCGTTGGGACAAAGTCCCTTGCCGCGCCGCTGGTCGCCCTTGACCACCTTGCCGTCGACCTTGACGTCGTTGGCTCCATAAGCCCAGTGACCACAGGACCAGGAAACCGCCACCACGCCGGGACGAACACCTTCGATCACCTTGACCTTGCCGCCGACCGGGCGATCAAGGCCATGACCGATGTTCCACATCCCGTCCGGATTACTGGCTGAGAGAATCTTGGCCTCGCTGCCATCCTTGAGGCCCAGCTTCCTGGCGTCTCGCGAATTCAGCAGGATATAATTCTCGGCCAGTTCACGGCCCTGCGCCCAGTAATTGCCGATGGTCCGGGACTGGCCGCCGACGATGTCCTTGTAGGTAATCAGGGTCATATCGTAGCCGGCATCCTTGACCTCCCGGCCGTGGAAATCGAGTACCGGCTCAGAAATCGGCAGGCCGTTGAAGCGTTTGCCGGTGCCGGGGTGCCTGGCGAGGGCGACTTTTTCGCTGTAGATGTTGAACTGGTTCTTGAACTGGTGGTGCACCTTGTCGCCCTTGTAGGCGTGTTCGGCATCCTCAAAACGGCCACCGCGATTGAGTACGGTGATGGTGCGCAGAAACATGTCGTCGCCGAGGAACTTGCGCCAGCGCTTGGGATCGTAGGCATAGCCGTGCAGGTGCTTGCGCGCCTTGCTGAAGATCGCCTGCTCCTCGCGACCGGCAGCCGGCACCTCGGTCCCCGGCTTGTCCCCCTTGGCGAGGTTGGCCGCCATGCGGACAAACCAGTCGTCGGCACGCTCCAGCGGCTGTCCCTTGCCGAAACCGTCCCTGCCGTGGTTGGGCAGGCCCAGCTTCTCGGCAATCGCCAACAGCAGCGTCTCCATTCCCAGCGGCTGCTTGACACCGAAGACTTCAACCTCCTCGGTCATCGCCTGCACCATCGGCTGGCGCACCTTGGAAACCGCCGTCAACAGGTCGGGAGTCGCGTGCGGGGTGCCCCAACGCTCCCAGATGGCGGTGTCGGGGAAGATGTAATCGGCATACATGGAGGTTTCGCCGATGACGATGTCCGATGCGAACAACAGTGGAATCTTATTGAGATCCTGCAGGATCTCGATGTTCTTGTTGGCACCGGGGGTGGTCAGCGCCGGGCTGCCCTTGTGAATCATCAGGGCATCGATGGTGTAGGGATAGCCCATCGCCGCAGACGGGATGATCTCCTGGTAGACGTTGCCGGAAAAGGGGTACCAGCAGCGCTTGGCTGGATAACCGGAGAAGAGGGTCGAGTCCTCGTACTTGTGCTTCTCGCGGGTCAGGGTGACGCCGAAGGACTTCATCTTGTCGGCATACAGTTTCTTGATGTTGTACGGCCCGTTCTTGCTGCCGTCCTCGTGCCAGTGACCGCCGCCGGCCTGCAGGCCGCCCTTCCAGTCGGCGTTGCCGATCAGCACGTTGAGAGCGATCACCGCGCGGGCGTTGTAGAAGCCGTTGGTGTGCTGCACCGGACCGCGGTAGAGTTCGGCCACCGCCTGCTTGCCGTAGGAGGTGAAATCCTTCGCGGCGCGGGCGATATCGGCCTCGGCGATGCCGCACACAACACCCCACTGGGCGACGCTCTTGCTGCGGGCCATTTCGGTCAGCAGGGTGAAGGCGCTCTTGACCCTGATCCCCTTGACCTTGCCGTCGAACTCCAGGTCGCCGTAAATCGCCTTGCCCTTGTGGACATCGACCGCAACCGGCTTGCCGCCGACCATGGCGACAAACTCTTCTTTGCTGCCGAGTCCGACATCACTGGCCCGCAGCAGGGCGCCCGGGCCATCCTTCTCAATCTTCACCAGATGGCTGGCGTTGCTCCAGGTGGTCTCCTTGACCGCGTTGGCGGCCGCCTTGTTGGCACAGGAGAGGTACTGCTTGTCATAACGCTTGTTGTCGATAATCCAGCGGATCATGCCGTAGGCCAGGGCGGCATCAGTGCCTGGCTTGAGCGGCAACCACTGCTCGGCTTTGGCCGCGGTCTTGGAGAAACGCGGGTCGGCGACGGCGATTTTCAGTGTGCCGTCGGCGATCCCCTGGGTAACCTTGCGCGCCAGGTTGGTGGGACCGAAGTTGGCCTCGAAGGCGCCGGTACCAAAGTAGAGGATGTACTTCGAGTTATAGATGTCGGGCTTCATGTGGTGCTTGCCCTTGCCCCATTTGCCCTTGTCCCACTTGCGGGTGAATTCATTGTAGCCGATGTGGTGGGACTGCTCGCAGATGCTGGTGTGCTCGTACCAGTTGACCGAACCGAAGCTGTCCTTCTGCCAGCGTTTGGAGAATT from Geothermobacter hydrogeniphilus encodes the following:
- a CDS encoding DUF134 domain-containing protein, with protein sequence MTPRPRKPRKCCSALREFGTVIFKPAGTPLVELEKTILYPDETEAVHLCDGLGLTQQQAGERMGISRGTVQRLVVSGRRKLIEALLAGRAILLTTEERVPVAVSPEEEHPC
- a CDS encoding FAD-dependent oxidoreductase; its protein translation is MSTEPRTILIVGGVAAGMKTASRLRRLDSQARITVIERGRNLSYGACALPYVIAEEIAELDEVRRTPNGTLRDETFFARVKGVEVLTGCEAVAIDRERQQLRVRHLAEEREEERHYDQLVLATGSRPIIPPLPGVDLEGVQPLKRVEDAAAILDRLQPGARAVIVGGGLIGLEMAEALRARQLEVRLLEMQPQVLSGILDADLAEQVHRALRRNGVDLHLGEALQAIEGEDGRAVRVRTVAGSYPAELVILALGVTPNVELARESGLEIGISGAIAVNEHLQTSDPAIYAAGDCVESRHLINGHPLYLPLGSTANKHGRVVADSLCARTTYFPGILGSLLVKVFDLNVGRTGFSEQQAREAGFDPVSILAPSPDRVHSMPSARPILTRLTVDRASRRLLGAQIVGPGEVAKRIDVVATALSFGAGLNRFAQLDLGYAPPFSGAMDPLHQAANALRNKLDGLADSLSSLQLRQRLDAGEEILLLDVRSPDEYADVRIPGATLLPLGRLRSETAELPNDRLIVPFCKISLRGYEATRILLAAGFEKVAYLEGGILGWPFELERGQG
- a CDS encoding c-type cytochrome codes for the protein MKKLILLLVAAMTLMLPVAGFAAPNGEAIYQKACSVCHNTGIAGAPQLGNKAAWKERNARGVDDLTGVAIKGKGAMPAKGGHSELSDAEVKAAVEYMMEKGK
- a CDS encoding twin-arginine translocase TatA/TatE family subunit, yielding MFGMGTTELMIIMAIVLVIFGAGKLPQVGGALGKGISNFKKGLNDAGEVEIEEVLVETEKN
- a CDS encoding molybdopterin-dependent oxidoreductase translates to MKKDKIKDIAAQAEIQDEKGVSRRGFLKCSAFLGGSLLFASQMEWALGMVRKAEAGTLSAAEMYDLGKAEHIIYGACLQCHTACNIKGKILNGVLVKIDGNPYSAMTMSPHLPYLTGPKEAAKVDGHLCPKGQAGIQSLYDPYRIVKVLKRYGKRGENKWQVVSFDQAVSEIVNGGKLFKHVPGEENRVVKGLKDIYALRDSKVAKAMAKDAAAVGKQKMTVAAFKKKYARYLDTLIDPDHPDLGPKNNRFVIQNGRIEHGRKEFSKRWQKDSFGSVNWYEHTSICEQSHHIGYNEFTRKWDKGKWGKGKHHMKPDIYNSKYILYFGTGAFEANFGPTNLARKVTQGIADGTLKIAVADPRFSKTAAKAEQWLPLKPGTDAALAYGMIRWIIDNKRYDKQYLSCANKAAANAVKETTWSNASHLVKIEKDGPGALLRASDVGLGSKEEFVAMVGGKPVAVDVHKGKAIYGDLEFDGKVKGIRVKSAFTLLTEMARSKSVAQWGVVCGIAEADIARAAKDFTSYGKQAVAELYRGPVQHTNGFYNARAVIALNVLIGNADWKGGLQAGGGHWHEDGSKNGPYNIKKLYADKMKSFGVTLTREKHKYEDSTLFSGYPAKRCWYPFSGNVYQEIIPSAAMGYPYTIDALMIHKGSPALTTPGANKNIEILQDLNKIPLLFASDIVIGETSMYADYIFPDTAIWERWGTPHATPDLLTAVSKVRQPMVQAMTEEVEVFGVKQPLGMETLLLAIAEKLGLPNHGRDGFGKGQPLERADDWFVRMAANLAKGDKPGTEVPAAGREEQAIFSKARKHLHGYAYDPKRWRKFLGDDMFLRTITVLNRGGRFEDAEHAYKGDKVHHQFKNQFNIYSEKVALARHPGTGKRFNGLPISEPVLDFHGREVKDAGYDMTLITYKDIVGGQSRTIGNYWAQGRELAENYILLNSRDARKLGLKDGSEAKILSASNPDGMWNIGHGLDRPVGGKVKVIEGVRPGVVAVSWSCGHWAYGANDVKVDGKVVKGDQRRGKGLCPNAAMRIDPALGDMCLTDPIGASSAFFGTRVKVVPV